In one window of Gadus chalcogrammus isolate NIFS_2021 chromosome 12, NIFS_Gcha_1.0, whole genome shotgun sequence DNA:
- the LOC130392747 gene encoding LOW QUALITY PROTEIN: uncharacterized protein LOC130392747 (The sequence of the model RefSeq protein was modified relative to this genomic sequence to represent the inferred CDS: deleted 2 bases in 1 codon) translates to MRMVAATCSEQYSGSTVLFEPLDAGLPAGLLASPSLVCVIRGTAYIPVINVGCNDVMLYPRTVVGTLDFVNVVSLPAGVTEVPSNVATVSSQTASPSVQQQVDDVDVSPLSVGEQGQVRSLLGHYASVFSTSDTDLGCTNLISHDIPLIDDTPVAQRYRRIPPSEYEVVKEHINQLLSSQVIRESSSPYASPIVLVRKKGGKLRMCVDYRQLNRKTRRDAFPLPRIEESLDALSGACWFSTLDLTSGCHQVPVTETDRPKTAFCTPFGLFEWNRMPFGLCNAPSTFQRLMQRIFGDQQCQSLLLYLDDIVVFSSTIEQHLERLKVVLERLQCEGLKAKLSKCSFFRKEVHYLGHVISADGVSTDPAKIEVVANWPFPATASELRSFLGFASYYRRFVEGFAKLAAPLHRAVAECGGTKKPDQRFSRCWTEECNKNFETLKAKLTTAPVLAYADFTLPFILEVDASYGGLGAVLSQTQAGKVRPIAYASRGLGPTERNMANYSSMKLEFLALKWAMTEKFREYLLGNRCVVYNNPLSHLSSAKLAATEQRWAAQLASFDFEIKYRSGKSNTNADALSRQHPSGPQDVEAMLPGTAIPKALQQALGLGKAEATQATITAMPQLTPPELRLAQQTDPVIQELLVFWRRKQRPSSEERAQLSQATLVLLRQWDRLLERDDVLYRKVFRPDGAEAMYQLLLPNVLRDEVLTQVHQEHGHQGVERTLALLRSRCYWPAMSSDVARWCQQCERCQVAKDVHPRVHGVMGHLLASRPNEILAIDYTTLEPAQNGLESVLVLTDVFSKYTMAIPTRDQRATTVARVLVSEWFYKFGVPARLHSDQGRNFESSLIQQLCNLYGIVKSRTTPYHPEGNGQCERFNRTLHNLLRTLPVSRKRDWHTCLPHVLYCYNTTPHQSTGESPFALMFGQEPRLPLDFLLGRVESPVGGSIHEWVQEHQARLEVAFEGARERLKHAAARRRRVHDQHVIDLPLQEGQLVYLRDFRARGPQKTRDRWSSMKYRMLRMPREGGSVYTIAPVDDETKGRQVHRTMLKAVVGVDSPRPASSHNSSPRDEPSPEEEPPFEYDLLVLDQRPFVANSAIPSAGPIMSQGPSSIPNPGASSCSPLVTCPDSSNMGPRRTPRQTAGQHPNVHRLPRPAGEAQVANPSASVSNSVSALFRPWRKSGIKEQWTVFTSSVGGKLAPTELQSQSSGGGLPGSSNVSVGSSLISSCPHLDVLIGGVPVPCLIDTGSMVSTVTETFFLNHFEPWGSDRLRSCQWLQLRAANGLSIPYVGYLELDVELCGKSIAQCGVLVVRDPPGGIGLQAPGVLGMNILNKCYHELFGQHGLALFGLPSVSQAHGAVAEALQRCHFAETHPIRPGRVKVRGGRAHRIPGGTMVMVAATCSAQFSDTSVLFEPTDRGLPAGLLASPSLIRVSRSTSYIPIVNVGTEDVLLYPRTDLGSLCCVQVVSLPASVTEVNTVMATVASQMVTSSVPSQIEEIDLSVLEASDQERVRNLLRRFSGIFASHDGDLGCTNLLSHQIPLVDEAPVRQRYRRIPPSEYEMAKAHINLLMEAQVITESCSPYASPIVLARKKDGSLRMCVDYRQLNAKTRKDAFPLPRIEESLDALTGAHWFSTMDLASGYHQVPVAVGDRATAKTAFCTPFGLFEWQRMPFGLCNAPATFQRLMERIFGDQQCQTLLLYLDDIVVFSTSVSQHLERLELVLGRLQHEGLKAKLSKCAFFKQEVGYLGHVISSQGVATDPKKIEAVASWRCPSTVSEVRSFLGFASYYRRFVEGFAKAAAPLHKLVAALGGTKSKRGPGQSLLSHWSEECQQSFDALKRKLTTAPVLAYADFSLPFILEVDASYSGLGAVLSQEQGGKVRPIAYASRGLRPTERNMSNYSSMKLEFVALKWALTEKFREYLLGQRCIIFTDNNPLSHLSTAKLGALEQRWVAQMAPFDYEIKYRSGRQNRNADALSRQNPSDHPVLADLALGMTLPTALQQVEQAQPVTQVVQAVATAFPDNKTSHLHSSQEQDPVFQEVVPHWRRGVKPGPAERQRMSKSALVLLRQWDRLVEREGAIYRRVFRSDGAEEYFQLLLPAKLKSDVLTQLHQEHGHQGVERTLDLARKRCYWPGMSSDVARWCLECERCQTAKDTKPPARSFMGHLLASRPNEVLAVDFTSLEPSRSGVENVLVMTDVFSKFSLAIPTQDQRASTVARVLVHEWFYKFGVPARIHSDQGRCFEAILIQQLCQLYGVEKSRTTPYHPAGNGQCERFNRTLHNLLRTLPASRKRDWVACLPQLLFCYTPHSATGESPHFLLFGQEPRLPLDFLLGTVPDPVAGTVHDWIDEHQARLQVAFQGAEGRLRAAAGKRKEAHDRQVKDLPLGEGELVYLRNLSRRGCHKIQDLWSPVVYEVIKAPPVNGAVYTIAPVTDRSKVRQVHRGLIKARLGSDAPVGPPYTSPPVVETVVVTEDDMDVDLAFLPPTSLLHPVATPVVALACPGPQVLPADPPTSSAGPRSTVVNTSIPASPSPSLDTQTSTSGVVHTDGTPVVRVVESLDQVEVSMPVVPESSIGGVALRRTCRTMAGQHSNIHHLPQTAGQMGVCPSGPVSSPVGAALQTQGSNGAANRPIVGTPTENVGVDCGETQGQSPL, encoded by the exons ATGAGAATGGTGGCCGCCACATGTTCTGAGCAGTACTCAGGTTCTACGGTACTTTTTGAGCCTTTGGATGCTGGTTTGCCTGCGGGGTTGCTGGCTTCCCCTTCTTTAGTTTGCGTTATAAGGGGTACAGCCTATATACCTGTTATTAATGTTGGCTGCAACGATGTTATGTTGTACCCCCGCACTGTTGTTGGCACACTGGACTTCGTGAACGTGGTCAGCCTTCCTGCAGGAGTCACCGAGGTGCCATCAAATGTGGCCACTGTGTCTTCCCAGACAGCTTCACCCAGTGTGCAGCAACAGGTGGACGATGTGGATGTGTCGCCATTGTCGGTTGGTGaacagggtcaggtgaggtcacTACTTGGACATTACGCTTCAGTTTTCTCCACCAGTGACACCGATCTGGGTTGTACTAACCTCATCTCCCACGACATTCCTTTGATTGATGATACTCCAGTGGCGCAGCGTTATAGGCGCATTCCACCCTCAGAGTATGAGGTGGTGAAGGAACACATCAATCAACTGCTCTCATCTCAAGTAATTCGGGAGAGTAGCAGCCCCTACGCGTCCCCGATTGTGTTGGTACGGAAAAAGGGTGGCAAACTACGCATGTGCGTTGATTACCGGCAGCTTAATCGTAAGACCCGCAGAGACGCCTTCCCTCTACCACGCATAGAAGAGTCTTTGGACGCATTGTCCGGTGCTTGCTGGTTTTCAACCCTGGACTTGACCAGTGGCTGTCACCAGGTGCCAGTCACTGAGACCGACCGGCCAAAGACCGCGTTTTGTACACCTTTCGgtttatttgagtggaacagaaTGCCTTTTGGGCTCTGTAATGCGCCCAGCACTTTCCAAAGGTTGATGCAACGCATCTTTGGTGACCAGCAGTGTCAGTCTTTATTGTTATATCTTGATGATATTGTTGTGTTCTCCTCCACTATTGAACAGCATCTGGAGCGACTCAAAGTGGTGCTGGAGCGGCTTCAATGCGAGGGGCTTAAAGCcaagctcagcaagtgctcgttCTTTCGTAAAGAGGTGCACTACTTGGGCCATGTGATATCGGCTGATGGTGTCTCCACAGATCCGGCCAAGATTGAAGTGGTTGCTAATTGGCCGTTTCCCGCTACTGCCTCGGAGCTTCGTTCTTTCCTTGGTTTCGCCAGTTATTACCGGCGGTTTGTGGAGGGATTCGCTAAACTGGCAGCTCCTCTGCATAGGGCTGTGGCTGAGTGTGGTGGCACCAAGAAGCCTGACCAGCGGTTTTCCAGGTGTTGGACTGAAGAGTGTAACAAGAACTTTGAAACACTGAAAGCGAAGCTCACCACTGCGCCCGTGTTGGCTTATGCAGACTTCACccttccattcattctggagGTCGATGCAAGCTATGGTGGCTTGGGCGCAGTCCTCTCTCAGACTCAGGCGGGCAAGGTGAGGCCGATAGCCTATGCTAGCAGGGGCCTGGGACCTACAGAGAGGAACATGGCGAACTATAGCTCTATGAAACTCGAGTTCTTGGCCCTTAAGTGGGCCATGACAGAGAAGTTCAGAGAGTACTTGTTGGGAAATAGATGTGTTGTGTATAACAACCCCCTCAGTCATTTGTCTTCTGCTAAGCTGGCTGCTACTGAGCAGAGGTGGGCAGCCCAGCTAGCCTCTTTCGATTTCGAAATCAAGTATCGATCAGGGAAGAGCAACACCAATGCCGATGCTCTCTCTCGTCAGCACCCATCTGGTCCCCAGGATGTAGAGGCGATGCTTCCAGGGACAGCCATACCGAAGGCTTTGCAGCAAGCGTTGGGTTTGGGAAAGGCAGAGGCCACCCAAGCTACCATCACAGCCATGCCACAGCTTACTCCGCCTGAACTTCGTCTCGCTCAACAGACTGACCCTGTGATACAGGAACTGTTGGTGttttggaggaggaagcagcgtcCTAGTAGTGAGGAGCGGGCACAGCTCTCCCAAGCTACGCTAGTGTTGCTGCGGCAGTGGGATCGCCTGCTTGAGAGGGATGATGTCCTGTACCGAAAAGTGTTCCGACCTGATGGTGCTGAAGCCATGTAC CAGCTGTTGTTACCCAATGTACTGAGAGACGAGGTCCTGACCCAAGTGCACCAAGAGCATGgtcaccagggggtggagcgaACACTGGCGCTTCTCCGGTCTCGATGCTACTGGCCTGCTATGTCCTCCGATGTAGCCCGTTGGTGTCAGCAatgtgagaggtgtcaagtggccaaggatgttcacccaagggtgcacGGAGTCATGGGACATCTCTTGGCTTCCCGCCCCAACGAAATCCTTGCCATCGACTACACTACTCTAGAGCCGGCCCAGAATGGTCTAGAGAGCGTTTTGGTCCTTACTGATGTTTTTAGTAAGTACACCATGGCTATCCCTACTCGGGACCAGCGCGCAACCACTGTAGCAAGGGTTTTGGTGTCAGAGTGGTTTTATAAGTTTGGTGTCCCCGCTCGTTTGCATTCTGACCAGGGCCGTAACTTCGAAAGCTCGCTCATTCAACAATTGTGTAACTTGTATGGTATCGTAAAATCACGTACTACCCCGTACCACCCCGAAGGAAATGGTCAATGCGAGCGGTTTAACCGGACACTCCACAACCTGCTGCGTACTCTGCCAGTGTCTCGTAAAAGGGATTGGCATACGTGTCTTCCTCACGTCCTTTATTGTTACAACACGACTCCCCACCAATCAACGGGAGAATCTCCCTTTGCCTTGATGTTCGGGCAGGAACCAAGGCTACCACTCGATTTCTTGTTGGGTAGGGTCGAGAGCCCGGTCGGGGGGTCCATCCATGAGTGGGTGCAAGAGCATCAAGCCCGCTTGGAGGTGGCCTTTGAAGGCGCAAGGGAGCGCTTGAAACATGCTGCCGCTCGGCGAAGGCGAGTCCATGATCAGCATGTAATAGATTTGCCTTTGCAGGAAGGGCAGTTGGTGTACTTGCGCGACTTCAGGGCCAGGGGGCCCCAGAAGACCCGAGATCGGTGGAGCTCGATGAAGTATCGAATGTTGAGGATGCCTAGAGAGGGTGGCTCAGTGTATACTATTGCGCCAGTAGACGATGAGACAAAGGGCAGACAGGTCCACCGCACTATGCTGAAGGCGGTCGTAGGGGTGGACTCACCTCGTCCTGCCTCTTCCCACAACTCGTCACCCAGGGACGAACCATCTCCAGAAGAGGAGCCTCCATTTGAGTATGATTTGTTAGTCCTTGACCAACGACCTTTTGTGGCAAATTCTGCCATACCATCCGCCGGACCAATTATGTCCCAAGGGCCTTCATCAATTCCAAACCCGGGGGCatcctcatgttctcctttgGTCACTTGCCCTGATTCCAGCAACATGGGTCCACGCCGGACCCCACGTCAAACGGCTGGTCAGCACCCGAATGTGCATCGTCTTCCGCGGCCTGCTGGAGAGGCGCAAGTGGCCAACCCTTCTGCTTCTGTGTCCAACTCAGTGTCTGCCTTGTTTAGACCCTGGA GAAAGTCAGGGATTAAG GAGCAATGGACAGTTTTCACCTCGTCCGTCGGTGGGAAACTAGCACCCACCGAACTGCAGAGCCAAAGTTCTGGTGGGGGGTTGCCTGGCTCGAGTAACGTGTCCGTCGGATCTAGCTTAATCTCATCATGTCCCCATTTAGATGTACTCATTGGTGGGGTCCCGGTACCATGCCTAATAGACACCGGGTCAATGGTGTCTACCGTCACCGAGACCTTCTTTTTGAATCACTTTGAACCCTGGGGCTCTGACCGTCTGCGCTCTTGTCAATGGCTACAGCTCCGGGCAGCCAATGGGCTGAGCATACCCTACGTCGGCTATTTAGAACTGGATGTTGAGCTTTGTGGAAAGTCCATAGCACAGTGCGGTGTTCTGGTTGTGAGAGACCCACCTGGGGGGATTGGCCTCCAGGCACCTGGTGTGCTCggcatgaacattttgaataaatGCTACCATGAGCTTTTTGGGCAGCATGGTCTGGCCCTCTTCGGactgccctctgtctctcaggctCATGGTGCTGTTGCTGAGGCTCTACAGCGGTGTCATTTTGCAGAAACTCACCCCATAAGGCCAGGGAGGGTCAAAGTCCGTGGAGGCCGAGCCCATCGTATCCCGGGTGGCACTATGGTTATGGTAGCTGCTACATGTTCAGCACAGTTTTCCGACACCTCGGTATTGTTTGAGCCCACGGACAGAGGACTTCCTGCGGGCTTGTTGGCCTCGCCATCTCTGATCCGGGTGAGCCGTAGTACTAGCTACATACCGATAGTTAATGTGGGCACGGAAGATGTGTTACTGTATCCTCGCACCGATTTGGgaagtttgtgttgtgtgcaagTGGTGAGTTTGCCCGCAAGTGTCACCGAGGTCAACACTGTGATGGCCACTGTTGCCTCCCAGATGGTTACATCATCAGTACCATCCCAGATTGAGGAAATTGACCTCTCTGTCTTGGAGGCTTCAGACCAGGAAAGGGTCCGGAATTTGCTACGGCGGTTCAGCGGAATCTTTGCCTCCCATGATGGGGACCTGGGTTGTACtaacctcctctctcatcaGATTCCACTAGTCGATGAGGCGCCAGTTCGACAACGATACAGGCGTATCCCCCCATCGGAATATGAGATGGCTAAGGCTCATATCAATTTATTGATGGAGGCACAAGTTATCACTGAGAGTTGTAGCCCATATGCGTCCCCTATAGTGTTGGCCCGAAAGAAGGATGGTAGTCTCCGCATGTGTGTTGACTACCGCCAACTAAACGCGAAGACACGCAAAGACGCTTTCCCTCTTCCTCGCATCGAGGAGTCCCTCGATGCATTGACAGGAGCCCACTGGTTCTCTACTATGGACCTAGCCAGCGGGTATCACCAGGTCCCTGTTGCGGTGGGTGATCGTGCCACTGCCAAGACGGCCTTCTGTACACCTTTCGGCCTTTTCGAATGGCAGCGAATGCCATTCGGCCTTTGTAACGCGCCAGCAACCTTTCAAAGGTTGATGGAAAGGATTTTTGGGGACCAGCAATGTCAAACCTTGTTGTTGTACTTGGATGACATTGTGGTCTTTTCTACTTCTGTTTCCCAACACCTGGAACGTTTGGAACTTGTTCTGGGGCGTTTGCAGCATGAGGGCCTTAAGGCCAAGTTGAGCAAATGTGCATTTTTCAAACAGGAGGTTGGCTACCTCGGTCACGTCATTTCGAGTCAGGGGGTGGCGACAGACCCTAAAAAGATTGAGGCAGTGGCTAGTTGGCGTTGCCCTAGCACCGTCTCGGAGGTGCGTTCTTTCTTGGGGTTCGCCAGCTACTACCGCCGGTTTGTGGAGGGTTTTGCCAAGGCGGCGGCCCCCCTCCACAAGCTGGTGGCGGCGCTGGGTGGCACTAAATCAAAGCGAGGCCCGGGCCAAAGTTTGCTGTCCCATTGGTCTGAAGAGTGCCAGCAAAGCTTTGATGCCCTAAAGAGAAAGCTGACCACGGCCCCTGTCCTTGCCTACGCCGATTTCAGCTTGCCATTTATCTTAGAAGTGGATGCGAGTTACAGCGGATTAGGGGCTGTTCTATCTCAGGAACAGGGGGGGAAGGTGCGCCCTATAGCTTATGCCAGCCGTGGTCTTAGGCCCACTGAGCGCAACATGTCCAACTACAGTTCTATGAAGTTGGAGTTCGTCGCGCTCAAGTGGGCCCTCACCGAAAAGTTTAGGGAGTACCTGTTGGGGCAGCGCTGTATTATCTTTACGGACAACAATCCCCTAAGTCACCTGTCTACTGCAAAACTAGGAGCATTAGAGCAGCGCTGGGTTGCCCAGATGGCTCCATTCGACTACGAGATCAAATATCGCTCCGGCAGACAGAACCGCAATGCGGATGCTCTGTCGAGGCAGAACCCCTCGGACCATCCTGTTTTGGCGGATTTGGCCCTGGGCATGACCCTTCCAACTGCCTTACAGCAAGTTGAGCAGGCACAGCCAGTAACGCAGGTGGTTCAAGCGGTGGCTACGGCGTTCCCTGATAACAAAACCTCCCATTTGCACTCTAGTCAGGAACAAGATCCTGTCTTCCAGGAGGTTGTGCCACATTGGAGGCGAGGTGTTAAACCTGGGCCTGCTGAGAGACAGCGAATGTCCAAGTCGGCATTGGTTCTCTTACGCCAGTGGGACCGACTAGTGGAAAGGGAAGGTGCCATATACCGTAGGGTGTTTCGTTCAGACGGAGCAGAGGAATATTTCCAACTGTTGCTTCCTGCTAAGTTGAAGTCTGATGTTCTGACCCAGCTACATCAGGAGCATGgccaccagggggtggagcgcACCTTGGACTTGGCCCGCAAACGGTGCTATTGGCCCGGGATGTCCTCCGATGTGGCTCGTTGGTGCCTTGAGTGCGAGCGATGTCAAACTGCAAAAGACACTAAACCCCCAGCACGTAGCTTCATGGGGCATTTGTTGGCCTCAAGGCCAAATGAGGTACTTGCTGTGGATTTCACGTCACTGGAACCGTCTCGGTCGGGTGTGGAAAATGTTCTAGTCATGACTGACGTGTTCAGTAAGTTTTCGCTGGCCATCCCAACCCAGGACCAGCGTGCCTCCACCGTGGCAAGAGTGCTTGTCCATGAGTGGTTTTACAAGTTCGGTGTCCCTGCTCGCATCCATTCCGACCAAGGTCGTTGTTTTGAGGCAATTCTCATCCAACAACTTTGCCAGCTCTATGGTGTGGAGAAATCACGCACCACGCCCTACCATCCTGCCGGTAATGGCCAGTGTGAGCGGTTTAACCGCACCCTACATAACCTCCTCCGTACTCTGCCAGCATCTCGAAAAAGAGATTGGGTTGCGTGCCTCCCACAGCTGCTCTTCTGTTATACCCCGCATTCAGCAACCGGTGAgtcccctcacttcctgttgttcGGCCAGGAGCCACGCCTACCGCTTGACTTTTTGCTGGGAACAGTACCCGACCCTGTAGCCGGGACGGTGCATGATTGGATTGACGAACACCAAGCCAGGCTGCAAGTCGCCTTTCAGGGGGCTGAAGgccggcttcgagctgcagcCGGTAAACGGAAAGAGGCCCATGACCGTCAGGTTAAAGATCTACCACTGGGGGAGGGTGAGTTGGTCTACCTCCGTAACCTCAGTAGGAGGGGCTGCCACAAAATTCAGGACCTGTGGAGCCCAGTGGTATACGAGGTTATCAAAGCCCCCCCAGTAAACGGGGCGGTGTACACTATTGCTCCAGTGACTGATCGGAGCAAAGTCCGACAGGTACATCGTGGTCTCATTAAAGCCCGGCTAGGGAGCGATGCACCGGTAGGCCCGCCTTACACAAGTCCGCCAGTCGTTGAGACTGTTGTCGTGACGGAGGACGACATGGATGTTGATCTGGCGTTCTTGCCCCCGACGTCACTGCTACATCCAGTAGCGACGCCTGTTGTTGCCCTTGCTTGTCCGGGCCCCCAGGTGTTGCCTGCTGACCCCCCAACATCATCGGCTGGACCAAGATCTACTGTGGTAAACACCAGTATCCCAGCCAGCCCCTCCCCTAGTCTAGACACTCAAACTAGTACTAGCGGAGTGGTTCATACTGACGGTACACCCGTAGTACGGGTGGTAGAGAGTCTGGATCAGGTAGAGGTCAGTATGCCAGTGGTCCCAGAGTCGAGCATTGGTGGAGTGGCTCTACGCCGGACATGTAGAACCATGGCAGGCCAACATTCTAACATTCACCATTTACCTCAGACAGCCGGCCAGATGGGGGTGTGCCCCAGTGGCCCTGTGTCGAGTCCAGTTGGTGCTGCTCTTCAAACCCAGGGTTCGAATGGGGCTGCCAACCGGCCTATCGTCGGGACGCCGACTGAAAATGTGGGGGTAGATtgtggtgagacgcaggggcagagccctttgtaa